One segment of Babylonia areolata isolate BAREFJ2019XMU chromosome 24, ASM4173473v1, whole genome shotgun sequence DNA contains the following:
- the LOC143298944 gene encoding monocarboxylate transporter 14-like yields MTVLGASREDGSREVEGDTGLTTLHDIQDDTPSPSPPHPHSPTLGQAAEEEIGDAGEPLLETGTGNQKLPPEVTQTEAEMDEKDEEEEDDGVPYDRGWAWMVVFGLFVNFSLIAGYMKSSGLIFVELLQEFHASAAQTTLLFAIRAGVFSFSGFCVMNILLGKFQARTLVLTGGILVSLSAILSSQVNNLTLLICVNSVLSGVGLGMTISPGEVLVGRYFRKRRSLALSLAKCGASIGNVAIPPLLTLLLTQYGLSGALLVFGGICLHSMPAALLHTPLSHFTARRRPSSQGSKPGRRDPGHRTHGVTGWGDRCSDSLDRLHVSSSGTRPDNDEELQHVQQKTSIVVETVAPDESAKDNISNRHPDYLRSRSCSPKIVTIEECDLGTLASSHPEIRMLSTSFPRPLLKRALSESPESRSRAPVSGETTSVVLQALSESSVVQFMSVSSLDVIPATPLPLLSDTETPAQRAAMASDTNNNHNAATACTRALRCLLHCPRNFVSLFDFSLFREPLFLLLMAYITFSPFLNITLDYLPALAAENGVPESQSALLISVIGGLDFVSRLTCGFVADLRVVRISTMIAAAFLVLALTTQFVGFMSTFPHFVVLAVLQGLFGGVGNCLFAVLVIEFVGLHNMGKAIGFCQLASGVSMAVTYPFLGYIRDVTGSYAMSYRIIGIGALLAALFLAAEGPVRRLQERRRQHKQQDSSVPEI; encoded by the exons ATGACGGTGCTGGGGGCCTCCAGAGAAGACGGGAgccgggaggtggagggggacacGGGACTGACCACACTGCACGACATCCAGGACGACACACCCAGCCCCTCCCCACcgcacccacactcacccacactcggGCAAGCTGCCGAGGAAGAGATCGGAGATGCTGGGGAACCTCTCTTGGAAACAGGAACCGGAAATCAGAAGTTGCCTCCGGAAGTGACGCAAACGGAAGCGGAAATGgatgagaaggatgaagaggaggaggacgatggaGTCCCGTACGATCGTGGATGGGCCTGGATGGTAGTTTTCG GGTTGTTCGTGAACTTCAGTCTGATTGCCGGCTACATGAAGTCCAGCGGTCTGATTTTCGTGGAACTCCTGCAGGAATTCCACGCTTCAGCTGCCCAGACTACACTGCTCTTTGCTATCAGGGCCGGCGTCTTTAGCTTCAGTG GGTTTTGCGTGATGAACATTCTGCTGGGCAAGTTCCAGGCGCGGACACTGGTGCTGACGGGCGGCATCCTGGTCAGTCTGAGCGCCATCCTgtcctcccaggtcaacaatctCACTCTGCTCATCTGTGTCAACTCCGTGCTCTCAG GCGTGGGTCTCGGCATGACGATCTCGCCGGGGGAGGTTCTGGTGGGGAGGTACTTCAGAAAGCGGCGGTCTCTGGCCCTCAGTCTGGCCAAGTGCGGGGCCAGCATTGGCAATGTggccattccccccctcctcactctcctcctcacccAGTACGGCTTGTCGGGCGCTCTGCTCGTCTTTGGCGGCATCTGTCTGCACAGCATGCCCGCCGCCCTCCTTCACACACCGCTCTCCCACTTTACTGCACGGCGGCGGCCATCATCACAGGGCAGCAAGCCAGGTCGTCGTGACCCAGGCCACAGAACACACGGGGTTACTGGATGGGGCGATAGATGTTCTGACAGTCTTGACAGACTCCACGTTAGCAGCTCCGGGACACGTCCTGACAACGATGAAGAATTACAGCACGTGCAGCAGAAGACTTCTATTGTTGTGGAAACCGTGGCTCCAGATGAATCAGCAAaggacaacatcagcaacaggcACCCTGATTATCTCCGGTCCAGGTCCTGTTCTCCTAAAATTGTCACCATTGAAGAGTGCGACCTTGGGACACTGGCCTCAAGTCACCCTGAAATAAGGATGCTGTCCACGTCGTTTCCGCGGCCATTGCTGAAGCGAGCGTTGTCGGAAAGTCCGGAGAGCCGATCCCGGGCACCAGTGTCCGGGGAGACGACGTCCGTTGTGCTGCAGGCCCTCAGTGAGAGCAGCGTGGTGCAGTTCATGTCCGTGTCCTCTCTGGACGTCATCCCCGCCACGCCCCTGCCGCTCCTCTCAGACACAGAGACCCCAGCACAGCGTGCAGCCATGGCCagcgacaccaacaacaatcacaacgcTGCCACTGCCTGCACCAGGGCTCTCCGATGCCTGCTGCACTGCCCCAGAAACTTCGTCTCCCTCTTCGACTTCTCGCTGTTCCGAGAGccgttgtttctgttgctgatgGCTTACATCACCTTCAGCCCCTTCCTCAACATCACGCTGGACTACCTTCCCGCCCTGGCCGCCGAGAACGGGGTGCCCGAGTCCCAGAGCGCACTGCTGATCAGCGTCATCGGGGGCCTGGACTTCGTGAGCCGCCTGACCTGCGGTTTCGTGGCCGACCTGAGGGTGGTGCGGATCAGCACCATGATCGCTGCTGCCTTCCTCGTCCTGGCGCTCACCACGCAGTTCGTGGGCTTCATGTCCACCTTCCCGCACTTCGTTGTGCTCGCTGTACTGCAGGGTCTCTTCGGCGGGGTGGGCAACTGTCTGTTTGCCGTGCTGGTCATCGAGTTCGTTGGGCTGCACAACATGGGCAAGGCCATCGGCTTCTGTCAGCTGGCTTCCGGGGTGTCCATGGCTGTCACCTACCCCTTCCTCG GCTACATCCGGGACGTGACAGGGTCTTACGCCATGTCATACCGCATAATCGGCATTGGCGCGCTGCTGGCCGCACTGTTTTTGGCTGCTGAGGGACCCGTCAGGAGACTTCAGGAAAGGAGACGACAACACAAGCAGCAGGACAGCAGCGTTCCTGAAATCTGA